Proteins found in one Colletes latitarsis isolate SP2378_abdomen chromosome 8, iyColLati1, whole genome shotgun sequence genomic segment:
- the LOC143344661 gene encoding tax1-binding protein 3 homolog, whose product MCAKMAFQHQAGTAMECLSIPITLHKETEINENGEEVMKCGFKIGGGIDQDFRKSPQGYTDNGIYVTEVHEGSPAAKSGLRMHDKILQCNGYDFTMVTHKKAVSYIRKHPVLNLLVARKGVTST is encoded by the exons ATGTGTGCGAAAATGGCTTTTCAGCATCAGGCTGGCACCGCTATGGAATGTTTAAGC ATACCGATCACTCTACACAAGGAAACAGAAATTAATGAAAACGGGGAAGAAGTAATGAAATGTGGTTTCAAAATAGGCGGTGGAATTGATCAAGATTTTAGGAAAAGTCCACAGGGATATACAGATAAT GGTATATACGTCACTGAAGTACACGAAGGATCACCAGCAGCAAAAAGTGGTCTCAGAATGCATGATAAAATTTTGCAGTGCAACGGGTATGATTTTACGATGGTCACTCATAAAAAAGCAGTATCGTACATCAGAAAACATccagtattaaatttattagtaGCTCGCAAAGGTGTGACCAGTACTTAA
- the Dscam3 gene encoding Down syndrome cell adhesion molecule 3 isoform X1 has protein sequence MCRECAELIPLLRILASGMNSTVLLFLLTACILELVLGQQGPVFVLEPPSTLVFSNTTGSQLSCSAHGSPTPHVTWITSPDQRSVTAVPGLRQLLGNGTLYFPPFLEQDFRAEVHNARYRCRATSSVGTVLSREVTLRAVLTVPGYDVWVNRSPVMEGCNAVLSCTALEDVKEHLTVTSWFRDDAILLPGSTDTGGRFVVTSQGDLHIRAARPEDGRATYSCLTLHALTSERRRSEPATLTVTEPSGSKPPKLMQRSQIAISAESGSDVHLTCSAQGSPPPQFTWYRDVNGHSIPVESFGRIQLWGDLMQIRRVDAQDAGRYICRASNQVGEQRAETHLSVTSKLNARIQPRVQIINSGESATMNCTVEGYPVESVEWLHDGMPVLTAQDTRIKLLAPLVLVIGSVGRKDKGMYQCLVRSDKENAQATAELKLGDTVPELQYTFIKQALRPGPPVSLRCSATGSPPPSFTWLLDGEPLSEIATGHRYAIGQYVDQSGDVISHLNISSAGAEDGGLYACVASNTLATVEHKSRLNIYGPPYIRSIGPVRAIAGADTTIACPYSGYPITLVEWSHGGVDLPFDIRHRVDSEGHLTIGNVDPNDAGIYTCIVKSRTGETASRDIRLTVSSPPVMSPFNFPPNLQEGSRAQVTCSVTSGDLPIYFSWLKDGEPLPSSLRIEDRVAEFFSLLVFKELSSRHSGKYTCVATNSAAKVNHTAELLVKVPPQWIFEPQDVATLLGNPLNVHCEAKGFPPPRVTWLRSKSRTANDYHPLVDGSDGRLTILPNGSLWTASAGPQNEGHYLCRATNGIGPGLSKVIYVSVHEPARFEFQSKNVTIRRGESVTLDCTVIGDNPIEVLWMHNSNRLDTNSHRLSISQMKTEHGLKSQLSIGTSDRQDSGVYRCTADNAYGRAEHLIYLAVQERPDPPASLEVIEIGSRSIRLLWKRAFDGNSPIRNYVIQYRSLNHVSVDDWNPAKTHNVTYSPGSSNSGNTIHPTQNGLSPFETTSEDQEVALVGGLHPAVTYTFRIFAINSIDVSAPTDPVVAKTQEEAPTEPPQNIKVQSAGPGELMVSWQPPPKESCNGDLLGYIVTWSEHSSSTSGVNQSKSLTVNGWATTKVQLTGLRKFTKYDISIRAFNSIASGPVSVPIVGTTQEGVPETPPTNVSCVALSSQSVRVSWSAPPPHQHGGIIQGYKVYYRPVPTDNMDISTVGEVKKTTSVETYLHTLYKYTNYSIRVLAYTGAGDGVLSPPIFCTTEEDVPGPPAGIKALALTAESILVSWLPPLQPNGNVSKYTVYSREAGSSNHNTHTMHEPPSSPTDTLTMELRGLVERQLYEFWVSATTGLGEGESTTIVTQTTNTKAPARVASFSQLLRRAIKSSITLSCLVVGNPTPRPTWTYRNGQVSTGRHYELTSEGHLNIRGLEQSVAGNYTCSASNLFGDDSITYTLVVVMPPKAPTLELQYTTTNSIRLRWNHPNNGGATIQGYVLSYKRDQGGWEEIALSPEQTEFILSGLKCGSSYLAHLTAHNRVGTGDPSPLISATTKGTAPLLPKERDIISANGTTVKLNLLSWPNGGCPIQYYTVEYRKRISTEPWILVASRATENLIIRDLKTASWYSLRLTAHNDAGSTQTQMEFATTTLSGVSIGPPNDLIMEDDVKKTIPNQKVLYVVVPVVCAIVLVVSAAILGYVMLKRSGRTNYLGEMLPGQQQNQQSGLGLVQQQQHQQHHHLSSCMSTVQLKSTAERDNRRNHQVYTSSPVKQENHKSNDHGSEMYEISPYATFSVPGRENRSVTTATLDYTMQFKTFGHLENEDINTIDYERSSVDFERSKTPRWHKQRYFPSIAEAESKLRSSRQGSGSDTSGSPCGECAGPSYRVPVKPCRDVFSRGVESSTESNNEGSPSLARRRSRQPSRSTRSSVEDMTLLPPSGFSDSRELSDVECDRDRDRDRERDRDRDRDWQGLSAGTRHGGSLGRLPIEAVESMLARYQQRKEQERQEFTIHV, from the exons GCGGAAGGTTCGTAGTCACGTCCCAAGGCGACCTGCACATTAGAGCCGCCAGACCGGAAGACGGTAGGGCCACCTACTCGTGTTTAACCCTTCACGCGTTGACTAGCGAAAGAAGAAGAAGCGAACCTGCAACGTTAACAGTCACAG AGCCGAGCGGATCCAAGCCACCAAAGCTGATGCAAAGATCGCAGATCGCCATCTCCGCTGAAAGCGGCTCGGACGTTCACCTCACTTGCTCCGCACAAGGAAGCCCGCCCCCGCAATTTACCTGGTACCGCGATGTTAACG GACACTCGATACCGGTTGAGTCCTTCGGCAGGATTCAACTGTGGGGCGATTTGATGCAAATCCGTCGTGTGGACGCTCAGGACGCAGGAAGGTACATTTGCCGGGCCAGCAATCAGGTCGGCGAGCAACGAGCAGAAACACACCTCTCGGTCACGTCGAAGCTCAACGCGCGAATACAGCCCCGCGTTCAG ATCATCAATTCCGGAGAGTCTGCCACTATGAATTGCACGGTGGAGGGTTATCCGGTCGAGAGCGTCGAGTGGTTGCACGACGGTATGCCAGTATTGACCGCGCAGGACACGAGGATCAAATTGCTGGCTCCTCTGGTCCTCGTGATAGGCTCGGTGGGCCGAAAGGACAAGGGGATGTATCAGTGCCTCGTTAGAAGCGACAAGGAAAACGCTCAAGCCACCGCGGAATTGAAACTGGGAG ACACTGTGCCAGAGCTGCAGTACACGTTCATCAAGCAAGCTCTGCGACCAGGACCGCCGGTGTCGTTGAGGTGCTCGGCGACAGGATCCCCGCCCCCATCCTTCACTTGGCTCCTAGATGGAGAACCTCTGAGCGAGATCGCGACTGGGCACAG GTACGCGATAGGACAGTACGTCGATCAGTCCGGGGACGTGATCAGTCATTTGAACATATCATCGGCCGGCGCGGAGGATGGCGGCCTGTACGCCTGCGTTGCGTCCAATACTCTGGCCACGGTCGAGCATAAATCGAGATTGAACATCTACG GGCCACCATACATACGATCGATAGGGCCGGTCCGTGCGATAGCTGGCGCCGACACCACCATAGCCTGTCCTTACTCGGGTTACCCGATCACGTTGGTCGAGTGGTCCCACGGCGGCGTGGATTTACCCTTTGACATAAGGCACCGTGTCGACAGCGAGGGTCACCTGACGATCGGGAACGTGGACCCAAACGACGCTGGCATCTACACCTGCATAGTGAAGTCGAGGACAGGGGAAACGGCGAGCAGGGACATACGACTCACCGTCAGCA GTCCTCCGGTTATGAGTCCATTCAATTTCCCGCCGAATCTGCAGGAAGGAAGCCGCGCCCAGGTCACGTGCAGCGTCACATCCGGCGATCTTCCGATATACTTCTCGTGGCTCAAGGACGGCGAACCGCTGCCGTCCTCCTTGCGC ATCGAAGACAGAGTAGCCGAGTTCTTCAGTCTGCTCGTTTTCAAGGAACTCTCGTCCCGTCACAGCGGCAAGTACACTTGCGTGGCGACCAACAGCGCGGCCAAAGTCAACCACACCGCGGAACTTTTGGTCAAAGTGCCGCCGCAATGGATCTTCGAGCCGCAAGACGTCGCCACCCTTCTCGGTAACCCGTTGAACGTTCACTGCGAGGCGAAGGGGTTCCCGCCGCCGCGTGTCACCTGGCTACGTTCCAAAAGTCGAACAGCCAATGACTATCATCCCCTGGTAGACGGCTCCGACGGCAGACTAACCATCTTGCCCAACGGATCTCTGTGGACAGCGTCCGCTGGACCCCAAAACGAGGGTCACTACCTCTGTAGAGCCACCAACGGGATAGGACCTGGCCTCAGCAAAGTGATTTACGTGTCTGTTCACG AGCCGGCGAGGTTCGAGTTCCAAAGCAAAAACGTGACGATCCGCCGTGGAGAGTCCGTGACTCTGGATTGCACCGTCATCGGGGATAATCCCATAGAAGTGCTGTGGATGCACAACAGCAACCGGTTAGACACGAACAGCCACAGGCTGAGCATAAGTCAAATGAAAACGGAGCACGGTCTCAAGTCGCAGCTGTCTATAGGGACCAGCGATCGTCAGGACTCTGGGGTCTATCGATGCACGGCTGACAATGCGTACGGGAGGGCCGAACATCTTATTTACCTGGCTGTTCAAG AGAGGCCGGATCCACCAGCTTCGCTGGAAGTCATAGAAATCGGCTCGCGATCAATACGATTGCTGTGGAAAAGAGCTTTCGACGGAAACAGCCCAATACGGAATTACGTTATTCAGTATCGGTCCCTGAATCACGTTTCGGTGGACGATTGGAACCCCGCAAAAACGCACAATGTCACCTATTCACCGGGAAGTTCTAATAGCGGGAACACGATACATCCAACGCAAAACG GTTTATCCCCTTTCGAAACGACGAGCGAGGACCAGGAGGTGGCTTTGGTGGGCGGACTTCATCCAGCCGTGACTTATACGTTTCGTATATTTGCTATAAATTCAATAGACGTGAGTGCACCCACTGATCCCGTGGTGGCGAAGACCCAAGAAGAAG CGCCGACAGAACCGCCCCAAAACATCAAAGTACAATCCGCGGGGCCCGGGGAACTTATGGTTAGCTGGCAG CCACCCCCTAAAGAATCCTGCAACGGAGACCTATTGGGCTACATAGTGACGTGGTCGGAGCATTCTTCCTCAACTTCTGGTGTAAACCAAAGCAAAAGTTTAACTGTGAACGGATGGGCGACAACAAAGGTGCAACTTACGGGCCTCAGAAAATTCACGAAGTACGATATATCGATCAGAGCTTTCAACAGTATAGCCAGCGGTCCAGTTAGCGTTCCTATTGTTGGGACAACTCAAGAAGGGG ttCCAGAGACTCCACCGACCAACGTGTCGTGCGTTGCCCTGTCTTCTCAAAGCGTGAGAGTGTCCTGGAGCGCAccaccaccccaccaacacggtGGAATTATTCAGGGTTACAAAGTATACTACAGGCCAGTGCCAACCGACAACA TGGACATATCGACGGTCGGCGAAGTGAAAAAGACCACAAGCGTGGAAACCTATCTGCACACCCTGTACAAATACACGAATTACTCGATCAGGGTACTGGCTTACACGGGAGCAGGCGACGGAGTCCTCAGCCCGCCGATCTTTTGCACCACGGAAGAAGATG TACCAGGTCCTCCAGCTGGTATCAAGGCCTTGGCATTAACGGCCGAGAGTATATTAGTTTCGTGGTTACCGCCCCTACAACCGAATGGGAACGTCTCCAAGTACACGGTTTACAGCAGAGAAGCCGGCTCCAGCAACCATAACACGCACACGATGCACGAGCCACCGTCGTCGCCCACCGATACTCTCACTATGGAACTGCGAGGTTTAGTCGAAAG ACAACTGTACGAGTTTTGGGTGTCCGCGACGACTGGACTAGGCGAAGGTGAATCGACCACTATAGTGACCCAAACTACGAATACCAAAG cTCCAGCCAGAGTGGCCTCTTTCTCGCAATTGCTAAGAAGGGCAATTAAATCATCCATCACATTGTCGTGTCTGGTGGTCGGGAATCCTACGCCAAGACCTACGTGGACCTATCGAAAtggacaggtctccactggtcgACATTACGAGCTGACTTCCGAGGGTCACCTCAATATTCGTG GATTAGAACAGTCGGTGGCGGGAAATTATACTTGCTCGGCCAGCAATTTGTTTGGCGACGATTCCATAACTTACACGCTAGTCGTGGTGATGCCGCCTAAAGCACCGACGCTAGAACTGCAGTATACTACAACGAATAGCATAAGGCTTCGATGGAATCACCCTAACAACGGCGGTGCTACTATTCAAG GTTACGTATTGAGTTACAAAAGGGACCAAGGTGGCTGGGAGGAAATCGCGTTGTCACCCGAACAGACAGAGTTCATTTTATCAGGGTTAAAGTGCGGGTCCTCGTATTTGGCGCACTTGACGGCCCACAATCGCGTGGGTACTGGAGATCCGAGTCCTCTGATAAGCGCGACGACCAAAGGAACTG CACCTCTATTGCCGAAAGAACGGGACATCATCTCCGCAAATGGCACCACCGTGAAGCTGAACCTGTTGTCCTGGCCAAACGGCGGATGTCCCATTCAATATTACACGGTGGAGTATCGTAAACGCATAAGCACGGAACCGTGGATCTTGGTGGCGAGTCGCGCAACGGAAAACCTGATCATACGAGACTTGAAGACCGCCTCGTGGTACAGTTTGCGTCTGACAGCCCACAACGACGCCGGATCGACGCAGACGCAAATGGAGTTCGCGACGACCACGCTGAGCGGCGTCAGCATAGGTCCTCCAAACGACCTGATCATGGAGGACGACGTGAAGAAGACTATACCAAATCAGAAGGTGCTGTACGTCGTTGTACCTGTCGTCTGCGCGATCGTCCTCGTCGTTTCGGCCGCCATTTTAGGATACGTGATGCTGAAACGCAGTGGAAG GACGAATTACTTGGGGGAGATGCTTCCTGGACAGCAACAGAACCAACAGTCGGGACTGGGGCTCGTCCAGCAACAGCAACATCAGCAACATCATCATCTGTCGAGCTGCATGtcgaccgtgcagttgaaatcgACGGCGGAACGCGACAACAGGCGAAACCATCAAGTTTATACTAGTTCCCCGGTGAAGCAGGAGAATCACAAGTCCAATGATCATGGATCAG AAATGTACGAAATAAGTCCGTACGCGACGTTTAGCGTCCCGGGGAGGGAAAATCGTTCAGTGACGACCGCCACCCTCGACTACACGATGCAGTTCAAAACGTTCGGGCATTTGGAGAACGAAGACATCAATACGATCGACTACGAGAGGTCCAGCGTAGACTTCGAAAG GTCTAAAACGCCAAGGTGGCACAAGCAACGATACTTCCCGAGCATCGCGGAAGCCGAAAGCAAGTTGCGCTCCAGTCGACAAGGTTCCGGAAGCGACACGTCCGGAAGTCCTTGCGGAGAATGCGCTGGACCTAGTTACAGGGTCCCAGTGAAACCTTGCAgag ATGTGTTCTCACGAGGCGTGGAGTCGAGTACAGAATCCAACAACGAAGGATCGCCTTCGCTTGCGAGACGACGAAGCCGACAGCCGAGCCGGTCCACTCGCAG TTCGGTGGAGGACATGACGTTGTTGCCGCCAAGCGGGTTTAGCGACAGCCGCGAATTGAGCGACGTAGAATGTGACCGTGATCGTGATCGTGACCGTGAGCGTGACCGTGACCGTGATCGCGACTGGCAAGGTCTGTCAGCCGGGACCCGCCACGGCGGCAGCTTGGGTAGACTGCCGATCGAGGCCGTCGAATCTATGCTCGCTAG ATATCAGCAAAGGAAGGAACAAGAGAGGCAAGAGTTCACTATACACGTATGA
- the LOC143344660 gene encoding uncharacterized protein LOC143344660, translated as MTLCCATNCPNRSFQKVMKRIPKDKELRAKWIHQINRPNFKFGPNHFICELHFAPTQWENRAARRLKKNAVPTLFCHCSKKRLHGKLFEKLIDDHRYSSSPLPATRVFSPARTVTELNHLCYNEKENQKHKNLKKIGRPSKGSGLEHEVGCPMKLRVIDHDYTMMLPIHTVRNGIVPITNKTETVKLPVSEESTIQKSSMENTHVNASVKMPFNNSSIKESPGNTMAKLSSLPPEKSLTEHLSNNGSTDFDPLDEHSVGTIEISCSTSDVVKCGKNDDITNKLRNEVIRLKREKAVFRVRLSRLQKKYDSLTKLLSGKFG; from the exons ATGACGCTGTGCTGTGCTACGAACTGTCCGAATCGTTCTTTTCAGAAAGTTATGAAAAGAATTCCGAAAGACAAGGAGTTACGGGCAAAGTGGATACATCAAATTAATAGGCCAAATTTCAAGTTTGGCCCGAACCATTTCATTTGCGAG CTTCATTTTGCACCTACGCAATGGGAAAACAGAGCTGCCCGGCGGCTGAAAAAAAATGCAGTGCCTACACTTTTTTGCCACTGTTCCAAAAAACGATTGCATGGCAAGTTATTCGAAAAATTAATCGATGACCACCGCtattcgtcgtctcctcttccagCTACAAGAGTGTTTTCACCTGCAAGAACAGTTACAGAATTAAATCACTTGTGTTATAACGAGAAAGAAAATCAAAAACATAAGAACCTAAAGAAAATAGGTAGACCATCGAAAGGAAGTGGACTTGAACATGAAGTTGGTTGTCCTATGAAGCTTCGTGTAATAGATCATGATTACACAATGATGTTACCCATTCATACTGTCAGAAATGGAATTGTACCTATCACAAACAAAACTGAAACTGTAAAATTACCAGTTTCAGAAGAGAGTACAATACAGAAGTCAAGCATGGAAAATACTCATGTTAATGCATCAGTAAAAATGCCTTTCaataattcatcgataaaagaatctCCTGGTAATACAATGGCAAAACTGTCTTCCCTTCCCCCTGAAAAAAGTCTTACAGAGCATTTATCTAACAATGGAAGCACGGACTTTGATCCTTTAGATGAACATTCTGTTGGTACAATAGAAATTTCATGTTCAACATCTGATGTAGTAAAATGTGGAAAAAATGATGATATCACGAATAAGTTAAGAAATGAAGTTATCAGGTTGAAGAGGGAAAAAGCTGTATTTAGAGTTCGACTTTCCAGGCTTCAAAAGAAATATGACAGTCTTACTAAATTGTTGAGTGGAAAATTTGGATAA